The segment TTTGAATTCCCAGTTTACTGGGGCGTTGACTTAGCTTCTGAACACGAACGCTTCCTGGTAGAAGATCATTTCAAACGTCCGGTAATCCTGACTGATTACCCGAAAGAAATCAAGGCATTCTACATGAAGCAGAATGAAGACGGAAAGACTGTTCGTGCTATGGATGTACTGTTCCCGAAGATTGGTGAAATCATCGGTGGTTCAGAACGTGAAGCTGATTATGACAAACTGTACAACCGCATTCAGGAATTGCATATCCCGATGAAAGATATGTGGTGGTATCTGGATACTCGCCGGTTCGGTACGGTTCCTCATTCAGGATTTGGCCTTGGATTCGAACGCTTGTTACTGTTCGTTACGGGTATGGCTAACATCCGCGATGTGATTCCGTTCCCGCGTACTCCGAACAATGCGGAATTCTAAGTAAGAATTTTGTAGAGAATATAAGGTGCGTCAAAACGTTTAGTGAAGTCCAATAGGACAAAACGTTTGATGCACCTTTTTATTTTTACTGAATTTTCTTTCCGACGAGAAATTTTATTGGATATATGTAGATAGAATATCTCTTAAACAATATCTTTGCTAAACAAGAATAAATAATTATGGAATTGAAAAACACAACATTCGCATTCCTGGCCTTAGCCCTGTTCGGTTGCCAGGAACAAAAGTACGTTCCTGTTACAACTTTTCAGGAAGCAGAAGATCCGGTAGCTATTAGTACAGAAGCTGAACAGCAATGGAATCAGGCAGGCAAGAAACTTAATGTTGCCTGGGGAAGTATCGACTGGCGTTATTCACGCAGTGAAATTCCTCAGAATCTGGAAAACAAACCTTGTCAACTCACAGCCTGGCGAGGTGAAAAGGCTTCGGCCCAACTGTTATTATGGTCGGCTGGAGGATCAAACGGTGTAACCTGCCAGATTGGAGAATTCAAAGCAGATAAAGCTTCTTTACCGGCTTCGATCGCCCAAGCACGCTTTGTGAGATATACGCTGGCAGACATCAATTCACCCGACTTCAAGAAAGGTGGCCCCAGTGTATTGATGCCGGATATGCTGGATTCATTATCCCGCTTTGATATGGCCCCAAAAACGACTCGTCCGGTCTGGATTACCATTCAAGTACCACAAGACGCAGTTGCAGGAACTTATACATCTACGATTACGGTAACAGACCAGGAAAAAGAGAAATTCACGTTTCCCATCCAGCTAAAGGTAATCGATCATGTCTTACCCACACCCGATCAATGGAATTACCATTTGGATTTATGGCAGCATCCGGCCGCTGTAGCCCGTGCAGAAGGATTAAAGATGTGGAGTGACGAACATTTTGAAGCATTAAAGAAGACGATGATACCTTTGGCGAAAGCTGGCCAGAAAGTCATTACGGCCACGCTTAACAAAGATCCTTGGAATCATCAGTGCTACGATGCCTATGAAGACATGATTACATGGACACGTCACAAAGACGGTTCCTGGAGTTACGACTATCAAATATTTGACCGCTGGGTAGAAATGATGCTTTCTATAGGCATCAATCGTATGATCAACTGCTATTCGATGGTTCCATGGAATTGTGAACTGGATTACTTCGATGAAGCCGAGAATAAAAAGGTTACAGTTGTAGCCACGCCAGGGAAACCTGAATTTACCCAGATGTGGGAACCGTTCCTGGCAGACTTCAAGAAGCATTTGGATGAAAAAGGCTGGCTGGGCATTACCAATATAGCCATGGATGAACGCTCTCCGGAACAAATGGATGCAGCCGTGAAAGTTTTGGAAAAGTGTGCTCCGGAAATGGGCATTGCCATTGCCGACAATCACAAATCTTATAAGAAGTATAAGATGATGCGTGATGTATGCGTATCGCAAGGACAAAAAGCCGATCACGAAGACATTATTGCCCGCCGCGCCAATGGATTTAACACAACATTCTATGTTTGCTGTGGCCCGTTCTACCCGAACACGTTTACATTCTCACATCCTTACGAAGCCGAATTATTAGGCTGGTACGGCCTGGCCTGCGATTACGACGGAATGCTTCGCTGGGCTTACAACTCATGGCCGGAAGATCCGCAATATGATTCACGCTTCGGTAATTGGAGCTCAGGAGATACATACTTAGTCTATCCTTACTATCGTTCTTCTATCCGGTTCGAACGGCTTATTGATGGTATTGAAGTAGCCGAAAAAGTAAGAATCCTGCGAAAAGAAGGGGTTAATTTGGGTGAGTTAGAAAATGTTCTGGAAGAAATCCGGACAAAAGACATTAACGACAGTCAGCTTCCTTGGCAAGAAGTTGTAACCAAAGCAGACTCACTGCTGAACTCACTCTGAGAACAAAAGAGAAACTTGACGTTCTCAAGCAGATAAAAAAACGACATCGGTCCTAATTGCTACAGACAAAAGACCGATGTCGTTTTCTTTTATACGATTACTTTCAAAGAATTATCTGATAGGCTAAACGAGGTGAATGGTTACGCACATAAATAATTCCACAATACTTGAAACCATGCTTCAACAGTATATGTTGCAATACCTTATTATCCTGATGCGTATCTACCCGTAAATTAGAAGTCTGAGTAAAACACCAGTTTAAACATAAATCAGCAATACCTGAATGACTTCCATCCGATGCCAGCCGGTGTAAAACGGCGTAAGGAGCATCATTCAGCCACTTCCCACCTTCTATCACATGATAAGTCGGATCATCACCTTCGATATAACAGAATGTCGCAACAGGTTTTCCTAAGTCATCAACAAATACATAACAATGACCTGCTGCTATTTCATTTTCCATAAAAGAACGTTCCGGATAACCATCAGCCCATTGTGTAGGATTTCCAGTCTGAATCATAAATTGGCGAGCGCAATCAAAGATAGGCATAACTGAATCCAAGTCATACAATTCAGCCTTACAGATAGCTAATTCTTCCCTACTATTCATCATCTTCACTCAAGTCAATCGGCAACTGACGCTTGAAAGCTTCCTTAAAAGAAATTAATGATTCCGTTCGTGCCAGACCGAGCGGTTGCAACTTATTATGAATGATGCTCAGCAAATGTTGGTTATTCTTTGCATATATCTTTATGAATAGATCATACTGACCAGTGGTATAATGGCATTCTACAACTTCAGGAATCTGCTTTAATGCCTCCGTAACCGTAGGGAATTGGCCCGGAGAATTCAAATACAATCCTATATACGCACAAGTCTCATAGCCCACTTTCGTGTTATCGACAATAAATTCAGAACCTTTGATAACGCCTAAATTAGTAAGCTTCTGAATACGCTGGTGAATAGCAGCGCCTGATACATTACATTCACGAGCTACTTCCAAAAACGGCATTCTTGCATTGCCTATAATAAGTTTTAATATCTTCTCATCGAGTTCATCTAACTGATGGTGTGCCATAATAAATACGATTTAAATTATGCAAACTTACATTTTAATACAAATATAGCTATATTCTTATACTTTTCAAGCATTATACAAGAAAATATTTTGTATTGTTAGATCGAATTAAATAGACACAAAAAAATCCCTTGATCCGTTTGCGGATCAAGGGATTCTTATGTATTTATCAATCAAGCTTTAATTACTCAATACGCTTAGCAGCTGAATAACTAATCTTCAAAGCATACGCTTCACGAAGTGCTTGCTTAACATCCGTAATCACACCCATTTTTGTGTCTTTATCAGCTTTGATAGAAACAGTCATAAACGGCTGATCTTCCTCTTTCATACTTGACTTCTCCTGAGCAATGTAATTCTGAATCTCCGAAACTTCAGCATACTTGTCGTTCAACTGAATACGAGTTTCAGAACCAAATTGTTTCTGCAAGTCAGGAGTCGGCTTACCAACATAGATGAAAGTAACCAATGATTTCTTTTCCAATTTCTGAAGCTCGGTAGCCTGAGGAGCCTTGAATTGCACTTTCAAAGTTACTTCACGCATTGATGTAACCATCATGATGAAGAACAAGAATGCAAACACCAAGTCAGGTAATGATGACGTGTTCAATTCAGGCATTTCACGTCCGCCTGCTTTACTAAACTTTCCCATCGTTACTTACCTCCATAGTTTTTAGGTTCAGCTTCAGAGATCTTCTGCGGATAAATTTGCTGTACAGCTTTTTGTTCATCTTCATTCAGATCCATGAAGGCTTTACCGAATTTCTTCTTTGAAATATCATCACGCAACTCATTGTAAGCTGCAGCCAGCTCATTCTGTACGTCGATATATGCCTGATATGAAGTTCCACGGTCGTTCTGCAATGAAATTACATGATTTTTTGTAACCATTGTTTTACCAAAGTATGGAACGTCCACTTCAATCTTTTCAGGTTTGTTGGCATCATTGTACGGATTATCAATGAATTCCTTAACCTTATCTTTCAATTGTTTGACATCAATCACTTCATTACCGCAAAGTACCTGGTTCGTACTACTTACCAATACAACCAGCAAGTTACGTTTCTTGATATCAACATCAGTATCATTCTTCTGATCTT is part of the Parabacteroides sp. AD58 genome and harbors:
- a CDS encoding DUF4091 domain-containing protein — its product is MELKNTTFAFLALALFGCQEQKYVPVTTFQEAEDPVAISTEAEQQWNQAGKKLNVAWGSIDWRYSRSEIPQNLENKPCQLTAWRGEKASAQLLLWSAGGSNGVTCQIGEFKADKASLPASIAQARFVRYTLADINSPDFKKGGPSVLMPDMLDSLSRFDMAPKTTRPVWITIQVPQDAVAGTYTSTITVTDQEKEKFTFPIQLKVIDHVLPTPDQWNYHLDLWQHPAAVARAEGLKMWSDEHFEALKKTMIPLAKAGQKVITATLNKDPWNHQCYDAYEDMITWTRHKDGSWSYDYQIFDRWVEMMLSIGINRMINCYSMVPWNCELDYFDEAENKKVTVVATPGKPEFTQMWEPFLADFKKHLDEKGWLGITNIAMDERSPEQMDAAVKVLEKCAPEMGIAIADNHKSYKKYKMMRDVCVSQGQKADHEDIIARRANGFNTTFYVCCGPFYPNTFTFSHPYEAELLGWYGLACDYDGMLRWAYNSWPEDPQYDSRFGNWSSGDTYLVYPYYRSSIRFERLIDGIEVAEKVRILRKEGVNLGELENVLEEIRTKDINDSQLPWQEVVTKADSLLNSL
- a CDS encoding GNAT family N-acetyltransferase, with protein sequence MMNSREELAICKAELYDLDSVMPIFDCARQFMIQTGNPTQWADGYPERSFMENEIAAGHCYVFVDDLGKPVATFCYIEGDDPTYHVIEGGKWLNDAPYAVLHRLASDGSHSGIADLCLNWCFTQTSNLRVDTHQDNKVLQHILLKHGFKYCGIIYVRNHSPRLAYQIIL
- a CDS encoding Lrp/AsnC family transcriptional regulator produces the protein MAHHQLDELDEKILKLIIGNARMPFLEVARECNVSGAAIHQRIQKLTNLGVIKGSEFIVDNTKVGYETCAYIGLYLNSPGQFPTVTEALKQIPEVVECHYTTGQYDLFIKIYAKNNQHLLSIIHNKLQPLGLARTESLISFKEAFKRQLPIDLSEDDE
- a CDS encoding ExbD/TolR family protein, yielding MGKFSKAGGREMPELNTSSLPDLVFAFLFFIMMVTSMREVTLKVQFKAPQATELQKLEKKSLVTFIYVGKPTPDLQKQFGSETRIQLNDKYAEVSEIQNYIAQEKSSMKEEDQPFMTVSIKADKDTKMGVITDVKQALREAYALKISYSAAKRIE
- a CDS encoding biopolymer transporter ExbD gives rise to the protein MGKKRKTPGINGSSSADIAFMLLIFFLITTSMDTDQGLARRLPPPVPKDQKNDTDVDIKKRNLLVVLVSSTNQVLCGNEVIDVKQLKDKVKEFIDNPYNDANKPEKIEVDVPYFGKTMVTKNHVISLQNDRGTSYQAYIDVQNELAAAYNELRDDISKKKFGKAFMDLNEDEQKAVQQIYPQKISEAEPKNYGGK